In Rattus rattus isolate New Zealand chromosome 3, Rrattus_CSIRO_v1, whole genome shotgun sequence, one genomic interval encodes:
- the LOC116896554 gene encoding histone-lysine N-methyltransferase SETDB1-like isoform X2, producing the protein MKNWKRWTVYSSARSSWQSWRRGCCRRSLRWLMLIGCLMMHLECGESGSRAEQMVPWLREAMAALRKSAQDVQKFMDAVNKKSSSQDLHKGTLGQVSGELSKDGDLIVSMRILGKKRTKTWHKCTLIAIQTVGLGKKYKVKFDNKGKSLLSGNHIAYDYHPPADKLFVGSRVVAKYKDGNQVWLYAGIVAETPNVKNKLRISE; encoded by the exons ATGAAGAACTGGAAAAGATGGACTGTATACAGCAGCGCAAGAAGCAGCTGGCAGAGCTGGAGACGTGGGTGCTGCAGAAGGAGTCTGAGGTGGCTTATGTTGATCGGCTGTTTGATGATGCATCTAG aatgCGGAGAAAGTGGGAGCAGAGCTGAGCAGATGGTTCCATGG CTTCGTGAAGCTATGGCTGCCTTAAGAAAATCAGCTCAAGATGTCCAGAAGTTCATGGATGCTGTCAATAAGAAAAGCAGTTCTCAAGATCTACATAAAG GAACCTTGGGTCAGGTGTCTGGAGAACTGAGCAAAGATGGGGACCTGATAGTCAGCATGCGGATTCTGGGCAAGAAGAGGACTAAGACGTGGCACAAATGCACCCTCATTGCCATCCAGACTGTGG ggctaggaaagaaatacaaagtgaAATTTGACAACAAAGGAAAGAGTCTGCTGTCTGGGAACCATATTGCCTATGATTACCACCCTCCTGCTGACAAGCTGTTTGTGGGCAGTCGAGTGGTGGCCAAATACAAAGATGGAAATCAGGTCTGGCTTTATGCTGGCATTGTAGCTGAGACCCCTAACGTCAAGAACAAGCTCAG GATCTCAGAATGA
- the LOC116896554 gene encoding histone-lysine N-methyltransferase SETDB1-like isoform X1: MKNWKRWTVYSSARSSWQSWRRGCCRRSLRWLMLIGCLMMHLECGESGSRAEQMVPWLREAMAALRKSAQDVQKFMDAVNKKSSSQDLHKGTLGQVSGELSKDGDLIVSMRILGKKRTKTWHKCTLIAIQTVGLGKKYKVKFDNKGKSLLSGNHIAYDYHPPADKLFVGSRVVAKYKDGNQVWLYAGIVAETPNVKNKLRYPDRDCRL; the protein is encoded by the exons ATGAAGAACTGGAAAAGATGGACTGTATACAGCAGCGCAAGAAGCAGCTGGCAGAGCTGGAGACGTGGGTGCTGCAGAAGGAGTCTGAGGTGGCTTATGTTGATCGGCTGTTTGATGATGCATCTAG aatgCGGAGAAAGTGGGAGCAGAGCTGAGCAGATGGTTCCATGG CTTCGTGAAGCTATGGCTGCCTTAAGAAAATCAGCTCAAGATGTCCAGAAGTTCATGGATGCTGTCAATAAGAAAAGCAGTTCTCAAGATCTACATAAAG GAACCTTGGGTCAGGTGTCTGGAGAACTGAGCAAAGATGGGGACCTGATAGTCAGCATGCGGATTCTGGGCAAGAAGAGGACTAAGACGTGGCACAAATGCACCCTCATTGCCATCCAGACTGTGG ggctaggaaagaaatacaaagtgaAATTTGACAACAAAGGAAAGAGTCTGCTGTCTGGGAACCATATTGCCTATGATTACCACCCTCCTGCTGACAAGCTGTTTGTGGGCAGTCGAGTGGTGGCCAAATACAAAGATGGAAATCAGGTCTGGCTTTATGCTGGCATTGTAGCTGAGACCCCTAACGTCAAGAACAAGCTCAGGTACCCAGACAGGGATTGTAGATTGTAG